The genome window CCAAGAAATTGGTGCTGCCGGATATCGAGCCAGAGGATCTTTCCGTGCCGCAGCAGATGTTCGGCACGAAACGTCGGCCTCGCCGCCGTAGTGAAGAAAAAGTCGAAAAAGTGGAGGTCGAAGTATGAGCGACTACGTGCAGCTTTCCAATCTGACGAAGATCTATCCCACGCCCAAAGGGCCGGTGGCCGTCGTCAAAGATTTCAACCTGAACATCAAGAAGGGCGAGTTCATCACGCTCATCGGCCATTCCGGTTGCGGCAAGTCCACGGTGCTCTCCATGCTCGCCGGTCTGAACGACATCACCGGTGGCGGCATCATTCTGGCAGGGAAGGAACTTGTGGGCGCCGGGCCAGACCGCGGCGTGGTGTTCCAAGCTCCTTGCCTGCTGCCCTGGCTCACCGCATTCGAGAACGTGAAGCTCGGCGTGGACCAGGTGTTCTACACCGCGGATAACGAAGAGCGCGAACAGATCGTGGAATATTACCTGACGGTCGTCGGCCTTGGCGATTCCATGCACAAGAAGCCCGCCGAGCTTTCGCAAGGCATGCGTCAACGTGTCGGTATCGCCCGCGCTTTCGCGCTCTCGCCCAAGATGCTCTTGCTGGATGAACCGTTCGGCATGTTGGATTCCCTCACGCGTTACGAGTTGCAACAGGTGCTCATCGAGCTTTGGCGCAAGGACAAGAAGACTGCGCTCATGGTCACACATGATGTAGATGAAGCGCTCTTCCTCTCTGATCGCATCGTCTGCATGACGGACGGCCCTGAGGCAGAGGTGGGTGACATCATCGAAGTGAAATTCCCACGCCCGCGAGAGCGTAAAGCAGTGATGGAACATCCGGATTACTATCCGTTGCGCGAACGTCTCATCGAGTTCCTCGAGATTCACGCCCATAAGAACAAGCACAAGCACGCGACTCCGACTCCACCGCCTGTGGCTACATCGGCGCAACCGCCTGCCGAAAAGGCAACCGTCACGTCGTCAGTCAATGCCCCTGTCTCCAAAGAAGCTTTAGTCCACTCCGTCTGAACTAATTCA of Verrucomicrobiia bacterium contains these proteins:
- a CDS encoding ABC transporter ATP-binding protein, whose protein sequence is MSDYVQLSNLTKIYPTPKGPVAVVKDFNLNIKKGEFITLIGHSGCGKSTVLSMLAGLNDITGGGIILAGKELVGAGPDRGVVFQAPCLLPWLTAFENVKLGVDQVFYTADNEEREQIVEYYLTVVGLGDSMHKKPAELSQGMRQRVGIARAFALSPKMLLLDEPFGMLDSLTRYELQQVLIELWRKDKKTALMVTHDVDEALFLSDRIVCMTDGPEAEVGDIIEVKFPRPRERKAVMEHPDYYPLRERLIEFLEIHAHKNKHKHATPTPPPVATSAQPPAEKATVTSSVNAPVSKEALVHSV